GTCCCAACGATGTCCAGAGGAGGTTTGGCAGGTGGTAAGAGAACGTAGAAGGGGTGGTAGAAGAAGGCGGCTCTCATCACCACCAGCCACACAGTCAGGGCCTTTGCAGCTCTGTTACAGGTTTTCCCCCCATTCCACTCTCATTGAGGTTCATGAAGAACTGGCCATCTAAAGCTGTGGGCGTGTGATCCCTTGTCATTAGCACAAGATGATTCTATGATTAAGTAACAGGTGGGAATTGTATGTCTTCTGTACTGCGGACTCACGGGGTGGATTGTGCGGTTTCCTTTTCCTCATTcattctctccccttctccccctgccctgcgTTGTGGGGACTGTTAGTGGGATCTCCCACCTTCCAGCTGGGTTCGGTCAGTGGGGAGCCCCGGCAGGAGACCGCAGGGAGGACACTGAGTGAAGCTGGGGTGTTCATTCCCCGACTCCCTCCCTGTAGTGTCGTTGTGGGCTGGGTGAATTTTTCAGCCTGAAGTTGGAGCTCCTGTCAAGTAGCCATCTCCAGAGAGGGTTCTCTCTTGAGTGTCTGTCTTGCAACCCCTCTGTGTTGCAGTAAAACAGCAACAGAAACACAGTGGTATCAGAACCAGGACACTGCTCTAACCCTTGTGTCTCCACAGCAGTCTCGTGCTTTTTCCGATTGTCTCATTTAGAATCTCTTTTCAAGTTATGCAGGCGGAATGGGTCCCCATTTGAGCTGGGGCCCTGCCTGCTAGGGAGAATCCATATTGGTTGAAGTATACCTTCACCTCCGAGGTCATGGTCATGGGCACGTACTTTTGACTGTAgcaccctggggcttcccaggtggtgctagtggtaatgaaaacaaaaacaaagaaaacctgcctgcagatgcaggagactaagaaatgcaagttggatccctgggtcaggacgatcccctggaggagggcatggcaacccactccagtattcttacctggagaatcccatggacagaggagcctggtgggctacagtctatggggtcacatagaatcagacacgactgagcaactaacactttcagatgtttcactttcacttttcacaaaaaGGCAGAAATGAGTTCCAGGCAGAGGACCCAGAACGTGCAAAGGCCAGGGGGTAGGAAAGTTGAGTCAAGTAAAGTTCAACTGACTCACTTGGGTGATTAAATGAGCTAAGACACCTGAAGTGCCCTGTACACAGTGAGCGCTACTTAAAGGCCAGCAGTTATAATTATTGCACACCAGTGTGCACACATCCAGGGTCTACCAACTTGGGCGTATTAGTGGTGGGATAGTATTCTCTCCTCCTGACAACACAGGCAATCCATAACCTCAAGCCTTGATTACAGCTCTAGTGAGCTGTAATGGACAGGCAAGAAACCACACACATATGAAGTATACAGTTCAATGAGTTTTCATGTGCACGCACACTCTGTAAGGTCATCAACACAGTTCAGATAATGAATGTATCCATTCCACCCAAGTTTCCACATGGGGACTTCCACATGGGGATGTCCTGGCTGGCCctatggtgaagaatctgccttgaaaTGCAGGGAACTCGGGATTTGAtccctaaagaaaaaaagatagagaATCTGAAATTTTGAACAATTTTACATGTTTACCTAAAATGTTTCCACATGAGCCTTTGTAATCCCTACCTCTGTACTCAGCCCCACCCCGACAGTACCCAGGCACTCACTCACCTTATTTCAGTTACTGTAGATTAGTTTGTAGTTTCCAGAATTGTATACAAATTAAATCTTGTAGTAGGTTCTCTTTTtccatctggcttctttcactcagtgttCCCAGAATTGTATATAAGTGAAATCTTGTAGTAGGTTCTCTTTTttcatctggcttctttcattcagtgtAATAATTTTTTACTGAAATGAAATTCACCAAATGGAAACcgttttaaagtgaacaattccATGGCATTCAGCTCAGTCACAAAGCTGTATGAccaccacctgctgctgctgctgccaagtcgcttcagtcgtgtccgactctgtgcagccccacagatggcagcccaccaggctcccccgtccctgggattctccaggcaagaacgctggagtgggttgccatttccttctccaatgaccaCCACCTAGATAGTCCTAAAACGCTTTCATCGCTTCCAAATAAAACTCTACTTATTAAGAGGTTGCTCCCAATTCCCCCATCCCCtaacccctggaaaccaccagTTATGTCTCAATGGATTTACTTCTTCTGACTATATGTCATCAacgaatcatacaatatgtgactttttgtgtctggcttcttccagaaatggctacctactccagtattcttgcctggagaatcccacggacagaagagcctgatgggctacagtctatggggtcgcaaaagagtcaaacaaaactgagcgactaaacaacaccagCAACAACCTTATGGGCCTCTTTGccccccttccttcttcctccagggacATTGCTTCAGTACGCACACAACTCCAGAGGGCGCCACTCACACAGCCACAGTGTGAATCACAGCGCACAACCCATACAAAGGTAGTGATGGCTGCATTgtacctttccttccttcctccctctctcccttccttcaataaatatttattgagcatctaggCTCCGTCATGTTAGTGGTGGAGACACAGTGGCAGATGACCAGAacatgcctctgtccatggagcaaATTTTAAACCTgcaaaacaggggcttccctggtggctcagtggtaaatccgctctgtcaatgcaggagatgtgggttcgatccctgatctgggaagattccacctgcctcgaagcaacgaagcctgtgtgccgcaactactgagtctaTGCTCTAGAGACTGGgaactgcaactattgagcccatgggCCCTAACTGCTGAACCTGTGCACCCTAGcacccatgctctgcagcaagcaaagcccccgcaatgagaagcccgtgcaccgcaatgaagagtagcccctgctctccgcaactagagaaaagcctgcgtaCCCGtgaacaaaaaatataaatgagcaaaattaattttaaaaattcttaaaaaaataaacttgcacaaccaaagaaaaataagacgTAAAAGGATGCTGAAATAAACATGTGTTTGCAACTTTcatattcatttctttctcttctgctgctgttcTCCATCTTTTCTCCGTTTCCCCTCTCTTTCTCACACATTCACATCTGGCCTCTGCAGTCACGGATAGACATCACCTAttcttccctgtctcttcctACCCAGCATGCTAGAGCTGGTTTGTGCAGGTTTTGCAAAAGCCAATtgttaaatatttaggaaattttCGAGCTGGTTGTGAAAATGATTGGTAGCTTAAAACCAGACAGGATGAGAATGTACACCACAGAAATAGGCTGATGTGATGATGCTGTTTTTCTGAAAAGCTGATCTTCTAGCACACCACTCTTCTATCTATTTCTGGCAAAGACACTTTGCTTTGCCAAGGAATATCCTAATTCTCTGATAGATACTCAGTCTCCACCACCACCTGTCCACCCCCGCCATTCCTCACCTCCTTCCTGGGTGGCGGGAAAGTGGAGGTTCTAGGACCGGGTTGTGCTGAGAGTGGAGagaacagaggaagaagaggaagcgTGAAGGAAGTTcatgaaaaagagaataaaaaggacAGCAGTATAggaaggtggcgctagtggtaaggaacccggcTGTCGGTacgggagacgtaagagacacgggttcgatccctgggtggggaagatcccctggaggagggcatggcaacccactccagcattcttgcctggagaatcccatggacagaggaggctggcggcctacagtccatggggtcacaaagggtcagacatggctgagcaactaacacgcacacaggaaggaaagagaaggaaaagagaagcagGAATCCATGGAGGGCAAGGGTTCAGGTAGGGAGAGCATAAGGACCAGGCAAGACTCACCGCCCAGTGTCCTCACAGGCAGTTGGGTCATTTCCCCATCTTGAGCCAGAAGGTGGCCGAGCTGCTAGGAGATGAGGAAACCACCTTCTCAAACTACCCTGaaacaggggtgggggtggggacccaCAGAGCTGGGCTCTGCAGGAAGGAGGGCTGGGGACCTGGACCAGTGAGGTCTGGGGTCTCtaactgttgagagggcctgcggGCCCAGCCAGACTCTTGGGTCAGAGGGGGAGCGGGGGTCGCGGGGGCTGAATCCTGGGTCtgaaggaggaggggctggggagctggacccctgggtctggggaaggaaagaggacacaggttcctcccccatccttcccctggATCCTCACCCTActcacctcaccccaccccaccacctttAAGCTATGGAGACGCGGAAGGAGGCCCTGGCCTTGTTTAGCAAGACCCTGTCCTCCCCATCCTTTCCTGGGCGACCTTGGGTGTGACAAGATATAAAAGTGCTGTTTCCTGGGAGAAAGAGCGGGAGCGAGCATTCCCGCCACCCAGACCATGAGCTCTGCCCTGCTGCTGGCCCTGCTGGGCATCACCCTCCCCCTGCCCGGTGAGTGAGAGACCCGGCCAGGGAGGGGATCCACCTGGAGGCTGAACTCAGATGGATATGCTCCTCCCATTTCAGGAGTGAGGGCCCTGAACTGTCACTGGGGCATAGCACAGACCGTGAGGAATGTATCTGAACAGCCCTTCCAGTGGAAGATTTCCCAGAAGAACTGTGGGGAAGGTTTGGGCTGCCAGGAAACAGTGATTATCACCCAGAACGGTGAGACGGGTCCCGCTCCTGACTTGCAGCCTCTCCCTTGGAGAGATGCCCCTATCACCCCACCCTCTAGTCCCAGCTGCATTCTGTGTACAAACTCAGAAGACCGCTCCCCGAAATACCAGGAGCGGCGCCCACCTTAGCCGCCCAGGGGCCTCCTCTGCACCCTTCCGGATGCACACCCTCCCTCTAGGACCCTGGAGCCCTGACCCCACCCTGGCCTGCTTCTCTCTCCTCGCAGAACCCCTCCTGTACCTGTTGCTCATCAAAGGCTGCACCCAGGCAGCCAATCAGGAGGCCCGCGTCACTGAGCACAGGGCAGGCCCCGGCCTGTCCATCACCTCCTACACCCGGGTATGCCGGGAGAATCTGTGCAATGACCTCTCCACCAGCCTCCCTCTCTGGACCCCGCTCCCAACCACAGGTGCCGGAGGTGGGGGGAGAAAGGCACTGCCCGGAGGAGGGGGGCAGTGGGGTTGAGGGGGTTGGGGTGAGCACACAGGCACTGTTCTTTTAgaatccctccctgcctcccctcaaCCCCGTCCAGCCTCCCCAGCACAGCTTCTTCTAACAGTCCCTTAGCAGCCCTGGACTGATGTTCCCTCATGTTCGACTACCCACCTCCGACTGCGGCTCTGGCCCTAACCTGCTGCCCGCTCCTTCTGTTTTTCCCGTGGGGTTTGGGAACTTGCCCATCAGGGTTTCGGCATCGCCTCTTCCGAACTGAAATTGACCTGTGGGTTCCCATTGTACTCTTCTGTCTGAGATCGTAAATCGGATTTCGCTCTGCCCTTTGCGTTTCTCTACTCTTGGGCATCGCTGGTGGACATGGGCATCTCCTCTTCTTCCACGGTTCAGTGGAGCCTCTGGGTCCTCCCAGGGCACCCCTCCCCTCACTTACTAGGCAGCCTTCCCCAGATCTCATGCTCCCTCCCCGCCTTGGTCTCTCTCTCTAGTCAAGGGTCCTAATGCCTTGCTCCCCAGACCTTCCTGAGAGGAGCCCAGGGAGGCTAAGGGAGCTGATTCTTGGGAGCCGTGAAGAGCTGAAAAGCCgaggagggtggagggaaggCGCCTGGTCTGAGTTCAGAGCCCCCTTGCTCCGTCCCACCTTTGTCTCCCACCTCTCCAGTCCCAGGTTCTGTGCGGTGTCCAGTCTGCTTGTCTACAGAAGGCTGTCTGTCGGCCCCAGAGATGACCTGCCCAGCCGAGAGCTCACACTGCTACAATGGGGTCCTCCACCTCACTGCTGGTGAGCCACTGGGAGGTGGGGTCAGGGCCAGGTTTGGGGGAGGCTGGGGGGGTGGCGTGTGGGGCTGAGGATCAAGATCTGAGTCTCTTGGGGAGGAAAGCGAGGTGAGGATGGGAACCCTGAGGAGGGCGGGCCTGGCTTCCCCCTGAGTGTTGGCTGGTCCCGGTAACAGTGTCTCCACCTTCTGCTTTCCAGAGGGCGGCTCCACCAGACTCAAAGTCCAAGGATGCATTTCTCAAGCAGGCTGCAACCTGCTGAACGGAACCCAGGAAATCAGGCCCATCAGCCTGCGGGAGACTTGCAGCCCTAAAGGTGAATGTCCCGGTGACAAGACCAAGTGACAGGGGTGGAAGTTCCGGGGTATGACAACCCTGGGAAAGGCAGGCATCCAAACATCCCAGCAAAACCAGCAGCACAGGTCATTCAGATGCTACTACTCACCTAGGCAGGTGTGATGGGAGGGATTCTCCCAGTAGGCACTTCGGGCGAGGATGCCAGGAAACAGAGAAGGTACGTGGTCCAGGGAACAGATCTATAGGACAGGAGATCTATAGGACAGGTGTTTTAAATGATGCTGAGCCTGGCTCAGTTAGAACAGCCTGTCCAGGTGGGAGAGGAGCAATGGAGCTAGGAGGAAGGTCAGAGAGGCAAAGAGGGTGGGCCACATCGAATGACACTCTATCCATTGGCTACAGGAGTTGCCTGCTGGTTTCCCTGCTGGGCGTGACTAGCTGCTTCTGATTCTATTTCTCCACCTCCCTGACCTTGGGATCTCTGGCTTCCCCTTAACACCCGCCCCAACTCTGGCATCCCACCCTCgcccaacccccacccctggtACCGGAGGCCCCAGCAGCCCTGCTGCAGAGAAAAAGTGATCAGAAGGATGTCAAGGGTGCTTCAGGTGTGACAAAGAGAGTAAGAGCCAAACGAGGACCCGGGGAGGGTTCCCACTCCCCATGGAAACCCAGTCCAGGTGGAACACCAGTGGATGAGTGTGGCCTGGCACGTCTTGATGTCAGGGAGCAGGATGAagagaggggtggggtgaggagggaagtGGGGTCTGGAGAAAGTGGGAGGAGGGTCCTCCCTGACCAAGCTTCAGGCAGAGAATTGAGTGAGTTCAGCAAACGTTCCTGTTTGGATCTCTCTGGCTGGACTGGGAGCTTTGAGGACAGAACCCAGATGTCCCTGGCACCAAGGTTTCCAGCCTCGGGCAGCACAAGGGCTGGGTAAGGATGGGTTCCCCAGGATGTGTTTGCTGACAGGAGTTCATACAGCATTCCAAGGTCTCCTGTGGAGACCCCAGAGGACTCAGACCCTGGCCCTGCCCTAAAGGGCCTCTGGGACTGGGAACAGAGACATCACAGACACAGGTAGCCACGAGGCTGTCATGAAGGGAGCCTGGGGGAGCTCAGAGGAAGAAGATACTGATGTTCTGGAAGGGGGAAATCAGGGAggacttcacagaggaggtgaccTATGACCCATGTCTTAACGATGAGCTGCAGTtcattcacagaagaggaaaagggCACAAACAGCCAGAGGAGATAGTATGGGCAAAGGCTTGGAGGTGGGGGCAGCCCGCTTTTTTCAAGAAGGCTCCCTGGGCTCTGCCTGAGGAGGGCTCATGGCGAGGATGAGGTACAGCTGGGAGCGGTGAGCAGTGACAAGTTTTCCAGGCGGACAAGGGGAGTGTGGGTGGTGAAGGCAGAGCCCTTCCAAGCAGAAGGAACACCCTGCTGTGTCTTGGGACTGGATGTTGGTGGGGGGAGCCGAGAGGTAGGTGGGGGTCCTGGTGGTGGGTCAGATCGCTTCCTAGCCAGACTGATGGGGCTGGCCTTTCTGCTAAAGGCAGGGGAACCATGGTCAGGGAGGGACAGAGtctgaatctttatttttttattaatgctAGTTTACTTATTTGGCCCACATCTCTGGGACTAGCAGGAATATTAGGTAACATAGTCCAGCAGACATTCAGACACAaatcagacacacacaccacacatcacACAATACACACGAGAGACACAACCACACACACTGTGCCGTGTACACACCACACATGTGTTTCCTCCTCTCACACACCACACAACACCACATGCCACACCCAGCACACACCCAGCACCCGACACACACATGCAGCACAGAGACATGGGACACGCACCACGGTGCACTCATATGACAAACACACACCACATGCATCACCAACACACTCTGTCActatgcacacacaccacacatcacACACCCACCCACCGTGCACATTCACACATTCCCATACTACCCCACACCCTCCACAGGCCCGCTACACGTTCACACACCCCACACATATCCCACATATGTGCGCTGCCCAGACCACACACGTGTCACATACAACACAGCCATTACACCACAAATGGATATTCCTCACATATGTCCCTGTTTCATTGGCTTTCTGCATCAAAgccagatctttttaaaaattgtttatttttattgatatatgtggctgcactgggttggacacgactgagtggcttcactttcacttttcactttcatgcattggagaaggaaatggcaacccacttcagtattcttgcctggagaatcccagagatgggggagcctggtgggctgccgtctttagggtcgcacagagtcggacacgactgaagcgacttagcagcagcagcagcagcactgggtcttagttgagacatgtgaattcttagttgtggcatgtggaggctagtccccaaccagggattgaacctgggccccctgcaataGGAGtgtggcatcttagccactggaccaaaagGGAAGCCCCCAGCTAGGGTGGAGCAAAATGTCAGGGAGTAAGTGGAGAACAGAAGGACATCCCAGGGAACAGCTCCTGGAAGgcatgggggcaggagaggactGGGTGCAAAACAGGCCACTGCAGGAGCCCAGACTGAAGAAGAACCAAAGGTCCAGGATTTTAACAGCCTTGACTGTCCCCCTAAAGAACTGGATCGTGCTTCCAGCTAGAGCAGTGAGTCAGCTCAGCCTGGGAGATTGCAACTGTTAAGAGCTTAGCGTCTGAATGGAAAGACATGGGTTTCAGTCTGGGCTCTGCCACAGAACCAGCTTTTGAGGATTACCACTGTTTAGAGCCTCTTTCACCAAGTTCAGAGAGGAGGGGGCAGAGCATATCCAAAGGCATGGGGGCAGGCATGTGCCTCCATGTGTGGTTCAAAGAAGACTCCAGAAATCAGTGGGACTCCAGCAGAGTGATTAAGCGGGAGCAGAGCAGGACAGGAGGACTGTGCAGAGGTAGGAGGGCACCTCAGGTAGAGCCTTTGGGGCTGTTTTAAGGACTTGGAATTTTATTCTGCATGGGCTGAGGATCTATTGGAGTTTTCTGAACAAAGGATTGATGTGAAACAACCTTTCTTTTATAGGAATCATTCTGAATGCCTGGTGGAGAATAGAGTAAAGGGGAAGTGGGCATGGGGGAGGGGACCCTCCAGGGAGACTCAGGAAGAAGCAGGTGAGAGCCAAGGAGTCTTAGACCCTGGTGGAAGCTGTGGAGGAGGCAGCTTCAGCCAACAGGATTTCCTGATGGGCGCAACATGGGGTGTACGAGAGGAGGGATTGTCGAGAATAACAGCGATGTCTTCAACTTGAGCAACTGCAAGAAAGGAGGTGCCATTGGCCAAGACGGGAAAGATGGGGGTAGGCAGAGCGGGAACCAGGCTGAGAGGATGGCTGCAGGAGCCATGACGTGTCTGTGAAGTGGGGGAATGAGTGACCCTCCTTCACGGGGGCTGTTGTGAAAGTTAACACATTTGTGGGTTACTTGCCTGGTCAGCCCTGAGAGGTTCTGCATCAGGAGACACATCCCAGCTGATCGTGTGATGGTCTCAAGAGTCGGTGTAATGGTTTTCAAACTAGACTGCCGAGGGCTACAGGGGCTGAGGTGGCCCAGGATGGTCGTCAGTCCTCCTCTTCCCCATCACTCCCTGCAAGGAGCCAGAATAGTGCCTGAGTTCCCAGCCTAGCTCCTAACTCACTCGCGGTGGGACACTGGGCAAGCGGCTTTCAAAACTCCTCTGTTTCTCACTTGGAAAATCGGGGTAATGAGGACGACAACCTGTTTGAGGTAGGGGGGTGCCAGGAGGAAATGAAGCAATCCAGGTGAAGTGAGCTTCTGGAGAGGGTTCATCCTTGGAAACTGATCACGGCAGCTGGACACCTTTTAAGTGTTCAGTGCACACAAGGCATTTGAGTATTTCTGTTTGGAACATAGTGTTGCTCAGTGAAGACATATATGGTGTCAGGCTACATTTCTCTttatccagatgaggaccttgaggcccagagagggaagtaGAGATTGACTCAGGCTAAGAAAGAGCCATCTGTCTCCATCGCAGCTGACGGAAAGAGTAGCTGTCCTCAGGGGGCATTGAAAAATGCCCCTGTAGTGTGTTTGAGCAGAAACAGGGTAAAGAATGAGGATGGGCTCAGATTTCCaaaatgaaagaagtgaaagtgttagtcactcagccatgtctgattcttttgcaaccccatggactgtagccaggctcctctgtccatgggattctccaggcaagaatactggagtgggtggccattctcttctccaggggatcctcctgacccagggattgaatccggatctcccacattgcaggcagattgtttatcatctgagccagcagggaagccctgaaggtcCCTTCTACATCTGAGGTTTAGGGACCAGTGGCCCAACGGGCTGGCAGGGTAGCTCAAGAATGTGGGCATCTTCCCAAGCGTGGGACCAGAAGGAAGACACACAGCGGGTCCCTGGTTTCCACAGACCCTGTTGATTCTTTCTCTGCAGGTGTTCTGACGTGTTATCGGGGGATCATACTGCAGATGTCTCCAAACCTGAGCCGGGACCCTGTCAAGTGGTCCACATCCAGGGAGCAGCAGTGTAACCCTGGGGAGGTGTGTCAGGAGACCCTTCTGCTCATAGATGTAGGTGCGTGGGCTGCGCAGGAGGGCAAGACCCCTGCATGGGGTCCTGTGTCTCCCTgccttggatttttaaaaaatttattaatttattttaactggaggctaattactttacaatattgtagtggtttttgccatacattgacatgaatcagccatgggcgtacctgtgttccccatcctgaaccccctcccacctccctccccatctcatcccaccagccctgagcaccctgtctcatgcattgaacctggactggcaatctatttcacatatggtaatatgcatgtttcaatgccattctctcaaatcatcccaccctcg
The genomic region above belongs to Budorcas taxicolor isolate Tak-1 chromosome 18, Takin1.1, whole genome shotgun sequence and contains:
- the CD177 gene encoding CD177 antigen, giving the protein MSSALLLALLGITLPLPGVRALNCHWGIAQTVRNVSEQPFQWKISQKNCGEGLGCQETVIITQNEPLLYLLLIKGCTQAANQEARVTEHRAGPGLSITSYTRVCRENLCNDLSTSLPLWTPLPTTVPGSVRCPVCLSTEGCLSAPEMTCPAESSHCYNGVLHLTAEGGSTRLKVQGCISQAGCNLLNGTQEIRPISLRETCSPKGVLTCYRGIILQMSPNLSRDPVKWSTSREQQCNPGEVCQETLLLIDVGPRSILLGSKGCSQVRTQATSIHSRPPGVLVASYTRVCSSNYCNSAASSSVLINVLPRPAAPAPGHLQCPICLALGSCSQSSNVVTCPNGTSHCYKGEIFLQGGGLVSPVGIQGCVAHPSSTLLSRTKSIGVFDVTETREGVTEVDQPLTQSGAAPVPSLAWAVGLSLALWCGAPSLLTLFPHDP